In Bacillus sp. FJAT-45037, the following are encoded in one genomic region:
- a CDS encoding calcium-translocating P-type ATPase, SERCA-type, with protein sequence MQWLRMNTEEVERSVNTKVESGLSDKEVQKRLRVYGQNKLDDGKRTPAFFVFLNQFKDFMVLVLLAATLISGLLGEYIDAVTIMFIILLNGILGFVQERKAEKSLDALKELSSPQMTVYRNEVWQKVLSTQVVPGDVVKLTSGDRIGADIRLVSTNGLRVEESSLTGESVPVHKHASPLDSANASIGDQENMAFMGTMITQGNAIGVIVATGMKTEMGKIAHLLQSTESLVTPLQHKLEQLGKILIAVALVLTALVVVIGVWQGHDVYTMFLSGVSLAVAAIPEGLPAIVTVALALGVQRMIKRKAIVRKLPAVETLGCASVICSDKTGTLTQNKMTVTNVWSSGKLWSVSGLGYDPVGAFYYQGESIRPSRERALQQLLSYGTLCNNATLQERTIKEGILRKEKTEYVLDGDPTEGALVVAAIKAGYSTNGLQEQYERLIEFPFDSVRKMMSVVVKDKQGRSFIITKGAPDVILSQCTNIFYDGQNEAFTSQRRREVEEVIANLSGQALRTIAVAFRPLKANEKCRQAFEAERQLTFLGLEGMIDPPRPEVKDSIRECREAGIKTVMITGDHRLTASAIASQLGILRNGGKVLEGRELSEMSVADLEECVEEIDVYARVSPEDKLKIVKALQARGHIVAMTGDGVNDAPAIKAANIGIAMGITGTDVAKEASSLILSDDNFATIKSAIKEGRNIYENIRKFIRYMLASNVGEILVMLFAMILGMPLPLVAIQILWINLVTDGLPAMALGMDQAEGDVMKRAPRNPREGVFARGLTWKIISRGFMIGVVTLAAFWITLQANPDELIRAQTVAFVTLVMAQLIHVFDCRSEYSVYHRNPFENRYLVGAVFISVLLMMAVIYYPPLQPVFHTVTLDVREWLLILGMAAIPTVLLGGFQLMKRNHKDN encoded by the coding sequence ATGCAGTGGTTAAGAATGAACACAGAAGAAGTGGAACGGTCAGTAAATACCAAGGTAGAAAGCGGTCTTTCAGACAAAGAAGTGCAAAAACGATTACGTGTGTATGGTCAAAATAAGTTAGATGATGGCAAGCGGACACCAGCGTTTTTTGTTTTTCTTAATCAGTTTAAGGATTTTATGGTACTAGTATTACTCGCTGCAACGCTTATATCAGGATTACTAGGTGAGTACATTGATGCAGTGACGATTATGTTTATTATCTTACTTAACGGAATCTTGGGGTTTGTTCAAGAGAGGAAAGCTGAGAAGTCACTTGATGCTCTAAAAGAATTGTCTTCACCACAAATGACCGTATATCGAAATGAAGTCTGGCAAAAGGTGTTATCGACTCAAGTTGTTCCTGGAGATGTAGTGAAACTTACTAGTGGCGATCGGATTGGTGCCGATATTCGATTGGTTTCAACCAATGGTTTACGTGTCGAGGAATCGTCTTTAACTGGTGAATCTGTACCTGTACATAAACATGCGTCTCCACTTGATTCGGCAAACGCGTCAATAGGTGATCAGGAGAATATGGCGTTTATGGGTACGATGATTACACAAGGAAATGCGATTGGTGTCATAGTAGCTACAGGAATGAAAACAGAGATGGGAAAAATTGCACATCTTTTGCAATCAACGGAGTCTTTAGTCACCCCTCTTCAACATAAACTTGAGCAGCTCGGGAAGATCTTGATTGCTGTTGCTCTTGTCTTAACCGCACTCGTCGTTGTGATTGGGGTGTGGCAAGGACATGATGTCTATACGATGTTCTTATCAGGGGTCTCACTTGCTGTAGCCGCGATACCGGAAGGATTACCTGCCATTGTGACGGTTGCCCTGGCCCTCGGCGTTCAACGGATGATTAAACGAAAAGCGATCGTGAGAAAACTGCCAGCTGTAGAAACATTAGGATGTGCGTCTGTTATTTGCTCAGATAAAACGGGGACATTAACACAAAATAAAATGACCGTCACGAATGTTTGGTCTAGTGGGAAGTTATGGAGTGTGTCGGGATTGGGATATGACCCAGTTGGAGCCTTTTATTATCAAGGGGAGAGTATAAGACCATCTAGGGAGAGGGCTTTGCAACAGTTATTAAGTTATGGCACTCTTTGTAACAATGCCACGTTGCAAGAAAGGACAATAAAAGAAGGAATCCTACGTAAGGAGAAAACAGAGTATGTGCTAGACGGTGACCCGACGGAAGGAGCCTTAGTTGTGGCAGCTATCAAAGCCGGATATAGCACAAACGGGTTGCAAGAACAGTATGAGCGTTTAATAGAATTTCCGTTTGATTCGGTTAGAAAAATGATGAGTGTTGTCGTGAAAGATAAACAGGGACGTTCTTTTATCATCACAAAAGGAGCGCCAGATGTGATTTTGTCTCAATGCACAAACATATTTTATGATGGTCAAAATGAAGCATTTACTTCGCAGCGCCGTAGGGAGGTTGAAGAAGTTATTGCCAATCTTTCTGGTCAAGCGTTACGAACGATAGCAGTTGCCTTTAGACCCCTAAAAGCAAATGAAAAATGTAGGCAAGCGTTTGAAGCTGAGCGTCAATTAACGTTTCTTGGATTAGAGGGTATGATTGATCCTCCGAGGCCTGAGGTGAAAGACTCGATCAGAGAGTGCCGGGAAGCAGGTATTAAAACCGTTATGATCACAGGGGATCACCGGTTGACAGCATCAGCTATTGCTTCTCAGTTAGGGATATTACGTAACGGAGGAAAAGTGCTTGAAGGGCGAGAGTTATCGGAAATGAGTGTAGCTGATTTAGAAGAATGTGTTGAGGAGATTGATGTCTATGCTAGAGTCTCTCCAGAAGATAAGTTGAAAATTGTCAAAGCCTTACAAGCGCGAGGTCATATTGTTGCCATGACGGGGGATGGTGTGAATGATGCACCTGCGATCAAAGCGGCGAATATAGGGATTGCAATGGGGATTACCGGTACGGATGTGGCTAAAGAAGCTTCCTCTCTTATTTTAAGTGATGATAATTTTGCAACGATAAAATCAGCGATTAAAGAGGGACGAAACATCTATGAAAACATTCGAAAATTCATCCGTTATATGTTGGCATCGAATGTAGGAGAAATTTTGGTCATGCTCTTTGCTATGATCTTAGGAATGCCACTACCGCTCGTTGCGATTCAAATACTTTGGATTAATCTTGTCACAGACGGTTTGCCTGCTATGGCACTTGGAATGGACCAAGCAGAAGGCGATGTGATGAAGAGGGCGCCAAGAAATCCACGTGAAGGTGTGTTTGCACGAGGCTTAACTTGGAAGATTATTAGCCGTGGATTTATGATAGGGGTCGTCACATTAGCAGCTTTTTGGATCACTCTTCAAGCTAATCCAGATGAATTAATACGCGCACAGACGGTCGCTTTTGTTACACTTGTGATGGCACAGCTAATCCATGTGTTTGATTGCCGTAGCGAATATTCCGTGTATCATCGGAATCCATTTGAAAATCGCTACTTAGTGGGAGCAGTATTCATTTCAGTTCTACTGATGATGGCTGTGATCTATTACCCGCCATTACAACCTGTGTTCCACACAGTGACACTTGATGTCAGAGAATGGCTACTCATCCTTGGCATGGCAGCGATTCCAACTGTACTTCTCGGAGGTTTTCAACTAATGAAAAGAAACCATAAAGATAACTGA